In one Nitrospiraceae bacterium genomic region, the following are encoded:
- a CDS encoding glucosidase, with the protein MAETAEHTRLSQHGSIWKFWGPYLSERQWGTVREDYSENGDAWNYFSHDQARSRAYRWGEDGIAGISDSHQVLCFSLALWNGKDPIIKERLFGLTNSEGNHGEDVKEYYFYLDSTPTHSYMKYLYKYPQAAYPYDNLVRTNRGRNRNESEYELLDTGVFDQDRYFDVFVEYAKESPEDILVKITVCNRGKEAAALHVLPTLWFRNTWSWEGGGSKPELRSVKHSKSSVIHAHHTDPLFQKSLADYYLYCESTVPLLFTENETNTQRIFGAPNRTPYVKDGINNYLVHGQRDAVNPDKIGTKASPHYQLTVGPEATLVVRLRLTRTEPGKLRDPFGKFDTIVTERLEEADKFYDTVTPPSVKKDRDRANIVRQAFAGMLWTKQYYYFDADQWLDEHQAHPLHRGTKQVRNREWFHMINDDIISMPDKWEYPWYAAWDLAFHTIAFAVIDPDFSKQQLELMLSQHYLHPNGQIPAYEWNFSDVNPPVHAWATLFLTRVLTARKGEADVDFLKSAFSRLLLNFTWWVNRKDRFGKNVFEGGFLGLDNIGVFDRSAPLPTGGYLEQADGTAWMALFNQNMGELAVELAAYDPVFDDMAAKFFEQFLWIASAMNQPGEGGMWDEEDGFYYDILRLPDGSATRLKVRSMVGLLPLCATTVIETWQRDRIPKTAAINHERLKKMPELMTSIHPTGKGNWGVADRGVIALINQDRLRRILTKMLDEEEFLSPYGIRSLSKFHEKHPYIYRVEGQEYRVDYLPGESDSGMFGGNSNWRGPIWVPVNALIIRALLNFYAYYGDNFKIECPTGSGRMMNLFEVAQEITERLARIFLRGRNGRRPVYGGSKKFQEDPHWRDHILFYEYFHGDNGAGIGASHQTGWTGLVAGLIRIIGTLDSKSALEGGKLGVFKASVRKH; encoded by the coding sequence ATGGCGGAAACGGCTGAGCATACTCGATTGTCGCAGCATGGCTCCATTTGGAAATTCTGGGGGCCTTACCTGAGCGAGCGGCAATGGGGTACGGTCCGCGAAGACTACAGTGAGAACGGTGACGCCTGGAATTATTTCAGCCATGATCAGGCACGATCCCGAGCCTATCGTTGGGGAGAGGACGGAATCGCCGGAATCTCCGATAGCCATCAGGTCCTCTGTTTTTCGTTGGCCCTCTGGAACGGCAAGGACCCGATCATCAAGGAGCGGTTGTTTGGCCTGACCAACAGCGAAGGCAATCACGGAGAGGACGTCAAGGAATACTATTTCTATCTCGACAGCACGCCGACTCATTCCTACATGAAATACCTCTACAAGTACCCGCAGGCAGCCTACCCCTATGACAATCTCGTCAGGACCAACCGGGGTCGGAACCGCAACGAGTCCGAATACGAGCTGCTCGACACAGGCGTGTTCGATCAGGATCGCTACTTCGACGTGTTTGTGGAGTACGCGAAGGAGTCGCCAGAGGACATCCTCGTCAAGATTACGGTCTGTAACCGGGGAAAAGAGGCGGCAGCGCTCCATGTGCTGCCGACTCTCTGGTTCCGGAACACCTGGTCCTGGGAAGGGGGCGGCTCGAAACCTGAGCTCAGGTCGGTCAAGCACTCAAAATCCAGCGTGATCCACGCGCACCATACCGACCCTCTGTTCCAGAAGTCCCTGGCCGATTACTACCTCTACTGCGAGAGCACCGTTCCCCTGCTGTTCACGGAAAACGAAACCAACACACAGCGTATCTTCGGCGCCCCAAACCGAACCCCCTACGTGAAGGATGGCATCAACAATTATCTCGTGCATGGACAAAGGGATGCGGTGAACCCGGACAAGATCGGGACGAAGGCGTCACCCCATTACCAACTGACCGTCGGTCCTGAAGCCACGCTGGTGGTCCGGCTGCGTTTAACTCGGACGGAACCGGGCAAGCTCCGCGATCCGTTCGGGAAATTCGACACGATTGTGACCGAGCGGCTCGAGGAAGCAGATAAATTCTACGACACCGTGACTCCGCCATCTGTCAAGAAGGACCGCGACCGAGCCAACATCGTGCGCCAGGCCTTCGCTGGCATGCTCTGGACCAAACAGTACTATTACTTCGACGCGGACCAATGGCTGGACGAGCATCAGGCCCACCCGCTACACCGTGGAACCAAGCAGGTCCGCAATCGCGAGTGGTTCCACATGATCAACGACGACATCATCTCCATGCCGGACAAGTGGGAATATCCGTGGTATGCCGCCTGGGATCTGGCTTTCCATACGATCGCGTTCGCGGTGATCGATCCGGACTTCTCCAAGCAGCAGCTCGAACTCATGCTGAGCCAGCACTACCTCCATCCGAACGGCCAGATTCCCGCATATGAATGGAACTTCAGCGATGTGAATCCGCCAGTTCATGCCTGGGCCACGCTGTTCCTCACCCGCGTGTTGACTGCCCGCAAGGGTGAAGCAGACGTCGACTTTCTCAAGTCCGCCTTCTCAAGGCTGCTCCTGAACTTCACCTGGTGGGTGAACCGCAAGGACCGTTTCGGCAAGAACGTCTTCGAGGGGGGCTTTCTCGGGCTCGACAATATCGGCGTCTTCGACCGCAGCGCTCCGCTGCCGACCGGCGGCTACCTAGAACAGGCCGATGGTACAGCCTGGATGGCCCTCTTCAACCAGAACATGGGTGAACTCGCGGTGGAGCTGGCAGCCTACGACCCCGTGTTCGACGACATGGCCGCAAAATTCTTTGAACAATTTCTGTGGATCGCCTCAGCCATGAATCAGCCAGGCGAAGGTGGGATGTGGGATGAAGAGGACGGCTTCTACTATGACATTCTTCGACTCCCTGATGGCAGCGCCACACGATTAAAAGTACGGTCTATGGTGGGTCTGCTGCCTCTGTGCGCTACGACCGTTATAGAGACTTGGCAACGTGATCGGATTCCCAAAACCGCGGCGATTAATCACGAACGCCTGAAGAAAATGCCCGAGCTCATGACGTCCATTCACCCCACTGGCAAGGGAAATTGGGGAGTGGCCGACCGTGGAGTCATCGCCTTGATCAATCAGGACCGGCTCCGCCGAATCCTCACCAAGATGCTCGACGAGGAGGAGTTCCTCAGTCCCTACGGCATTCGCTCACTCTCCAAATTCCACGAGAAGCACCCTTACATCTATCGTGTGGAAGGCCAGGAATACCGAGTGGATTACCTGCCGGGGGAATCGGATAGCGGGATGTTCGGGGGAAACTCGAACTGGCGGGGACCGATCTGGGTGCCCGTCAACGCGCTGATCATTCGTGCTCTGTTGAACTTTTACGCCTACTACGGCGACAACTTCAAAATCGAATGTCCCACCGGCTCCGGTCGGATGATGAACCTGTTTGAAGTCGCTCAGGAGATCACAGAGCGGCTCGCGCGGATCTTCCTCCGAGGTCGCAACGGGCGCCGGCCCGTGTATGGGGGCTCCAAAAAATTCCAAGAGGACCCGCATTGGCGGGACCATATCCTGTTCTACGAGTACTTCCACGGTGATAACGGGGCCGGCATTGGTGCGAGCCATCAGACCGGCTGGACTGGGCTCGTGGCTGGACTGATCAGGATCATCGGCACTCTGGACTCCAAGAGCGCCCTGGAAGGTGGCAAGTTGGGGGTCTTCAAGGCTTCCGTGCGGAAACACTGA
- a CDS encoding alpha-amylase family glycosyl hydrolase gives MKALPAHPLLYQMNTRVWLTELSKSLGRPATLDDIPDAELDRLAKTGFDWVWFLSVWQTGPAGQRVSRANHEWRGEFEDTLPDLRKEDIAGSGFAITGYTVHQALGGDATLARLRERLRKRGLKLLLDFVPNHTGLDHPWVEDHPEYYVTGSELDLARTPQNYTWVKRKGGDLLLAYGRDPYFSGWPDTLQLNYGNPAMQEAMIGELLKIARQCDGVRCDMAMLVLPEVFQRTWGLEAELFWPKATQRVREQSPGFCFMAEVYWDLEWTLQQQGFDYTYDKRLYDRLREGHARPVRDHLRADYEYQKKMARFMENHDEPRAAATFTSGMHQAAAVITFLSMGLRFFHQGQFEGRRKRISPHLVRGPREPTDEALHRFYDQLLAVLRRRTVRDGQWQLLDCVSAWEGNGTWDAFLIFAWQGPGKDRLLVAVNYTTNWSQCYVPLPYPDLAGRTVQFQDLMSEACYDRDGDDLLSRGLYLDMPGWGYHVFEMRTGT, from the coding sequence GTGAAAGCCTTGCCGGCACATCCTCTGCTTTATCAAATGAACACCAGAGTCTGGCTGACTGAACTCTCTAAGTCTCTCGGTCGGCCTGCGACATTGGACGACATTCCGGACGCGGAACTCGATCGTCTCGCGAAGACGGGTTTTGACTGGGTCTGGTTTTTGAGCGTTTGGCAAACCGGCCCTGCGGGGCAACGAGTTTCGCGCGCCAATCATGAGTGGCGCGGAGAGTTCGAGGACACGTTGCCTGATCTCCGCAAAGAAGACATTGCCGGCTCCGGATTCGCCATCACCGGTTATACAGTGCATCAGGCTCTGGGAGGTGATGCAACCCTGGCACGGCTCCGTGAACGGCTCCGCAAGCGTGGCCTCAAGTTGCTGCTCGACTTCGTTCCCAACCACACGGGCCTGGATCATCCGTGGGTTGAAGACCATCCCGAGTATTATGTTACCGGCAGCGAACTGGATCTGGCACGGACGCCGCAAAATTATACCTGGGTTAAGCGAAAAGGCGGTGACTTACTGCTCGCTTACGGGCGCGATCCTTATTTCTCCGGCTGGCCGGATACGCTCCAGCTTAATTACGGCAATCCAGCCATGCAGGAGGCGATGATCGGCGAGTTGCTGAAGATCGCCAGACAATGTGACGGAGTTCGCTGCGATATGGCCATGCTTGTCCTGCCCGAGGTGTTCCAACGGACCTGGGGTCTTGAAGCGGAGCTGTTCTGGCCCAAAGCCACTCAACGAGTGCGAGAACAATCTCCGGGTTTCTGTTTTATGGCCGAGGTCTATTGGGATCTCGAATGGACCCTACAGCAACAGGGATTCGATTACACCTACGACAAGCGGCTCTACGATCGCCTCCGCGAAGGCCATGCGAGGCCGGTCCGCGATCATTTGCGCGCCGACTACGAATACCAAAAGAAGATGGCCCGATTCATGGAGAACCACGACGAGCCCAGAGCTGCCGCGACGTTCACATCCGGCATGCATCAAGCCGCAGCTGTCATCACATTCTTGTCCATGGGTCTGCGTTTCTTCCATCAGGGACAATTCGAAGGAAGAAGAAAGCGTATCTCGCCACATCTGGTCCGTGGCCCGAGGGAGCCGACCGACGAAGCGCTCCATCGATTCTATGATCAGCTCCTGGCCGTACTCCGGCGGCGGACGGTTCGGGACGGACAGTGGCAGCTGCTCGACTGTGTGTCGGCATGGGAAGGTAACGGAACATGGGACGCGTTCTTGATCTTCGCCTGGCAAGGCCCCGGCAAGGATCGACTATTGGTGGCAGTCAACTACACCACTAACTGGAGTCAATGTTATGTCCCTCTCCCCTATCCAGATCTTGCGGGCCGCACCGTGCAATTCCAGGATCTGATGAGCGAAGCCTGCTATGATCGCGACGGAGATGATCTTCTGTCACGAGGCCTCTATCTCGACATGCCAGGCTGGGGTTACCACGTCTTCGAGATGAGAACCGGGACCTGA